One Lutzomyia longipalpis isolate SR_M1_2022 chromosome 4, ASM2433408v1 DNA segment encodes these proteins:
- the LOC129796379 gene encoding juvenile hormone acid O-methyltransferase-like, producing the protein MNKMQYSVEKYQDSSDFRVKVVNFALADYGGMLKWRGRERVLDIGCGPGDVTHQCFFPLLPHDFEELVCGDLSPEMLQVAEKEFLGVEHVSFVQMDIRETPNDAQKESFDRIFSTLCFMYIADQENAFKNVFDLLAPGGDCWIMQVTTSPVIQPLFQLADTTKWREKLKDLREILIFPFWNDSDPVGTAEGFMKSIGFEDIEIYLQDGYVQFESEEKFEAFMDSLPIYSANLTEEDRRDLLQEQIEIAKSLNVFKNDSQETPQEPYKILITYGRKPMN; encoded by the exons atgaataaaatgcaatatagtgttgaaaaatatcaagatTCAAGTGATTTTCGTGTGAAAGTAGTTAATTTTGCTCTTGCTGATTATGGCGGAATGCTAAAATGGCGCGGAAGGGAACGCGTCCTTGATATTGGATGTGGTCCTGGTGACGTAACACATCAATGTTTCTTCCCATTGCTACCTCATGACTTTGAGGAGCTTGTGTGTGGTGATTTATCACCTGAAATGCTTCAAGTGGCTGAAAAAGAATTCCTCGGTGTTGAGCACGTTAGTTTCGTGCAAATGGACATTCGAGAAACTCCTAATGATGCCCAAAAGGAATCTTTTGATCGAATCTTCTCCACATTGTGCTTCATGTACATAGCTGATCAGGAAAATGcattcaaaaatgtttttgatctCCTTGCACCAGGGGGAGATTGTTGGATAATGCAAGTAACAACGAGTCCTGTTATTCAGCCATTATTTCAACTTGCTGACACAACAAAATGGCGGGAGAAGCTAAAGGATCTGAGggaaatcttaatttttcccTTCTGGAATGATTCAGATCCCGTGGGAACTGCTGAAGGATTCATGAAATCCATTGGATTTGAGGATATTGAAATCTATTTGCAAGATGGCTACGTTCAATTTGAATCTGAGGAGAAATTTGAAG ctttCATGGACAGCCTGCCAATATATTCAGCTAACTTAACAGAAGAGGATAGAAGGGATCTTCTACAAGaacaaattgaaattgcaaaatcactaaatgtatttaaaaatgattcacaaGAAACACCCCAGGAACCTTATAAAATCTTAATTACTTATGGAAGAAAAccaatgaattaa